From a single Solanum dulcamara chromosome 4, daSolDulc1.2, whole genome shotgun sequence genomic region:
- the LOC129884782 gene encoding cyclin-U2-2-like, with the protein MANISPRKLRDDLYFYSYQQDSNIPLVISVLASLIERNLARNERITKNCTWALSKNVRTRVFDCHETPDMTIQSYLERIFRYTRAGPSVYVVAYVYIDRFCQLYPEFRISPRNVHRLLITTIMVASKYVEDMNYRNSYFARVGGLTTNELNKLEMEFLFMMGFKFHVNVSVFESYCCHLEREVSIGGGYEIERTLRCAEEIKSKQTEERSCCSQITRVLL; encoded by the exons ATGGCCAACATATCTCCAAGAAAACTAAGGGATGATCTTTATTTTTACTCATATCAACAAGACTCAAACATCCCATTAGTGATCTCAGTTCTTGCTTCACTAATTGAGAGGAATTTGGCAAGGAATGAAAGAATAACCAAAAATTGTACATGGGCATTGTCCAAGAATGTAAGAACAAGAGTATTTGATTGTCATGAAACTCCAGACATGACAATACAATCTTATTTGGAGAGAATATTTAGGTACACAAGAGCTGGACCATCAGTCTATGTGGTTGCTTATGTATATATTGATAGATTCTGTCAACTCTATCCTGAGTTCAGAATTAGTCCAAGAAATGTACATAGGCTTCTCATTACAACTATTATGGTTGCTTCCAAGTATGTTGAAGACAT gAATTATAGGAATTCATATTTTGCAAGAGTGGGAGGATTGACAACAAATGAACTGAACAAATTGGAGATGGAATTTTTGTTCATGATGGGTTTCAAGTTTCATGTGAATGTGAGTGTTTTTGAGAGCTATTGTTGCCATTTGGAAAGGGAAGTGAGCATTGGAGGAGGCTATGAAATTGAGAGGACTTTAAGATGTGCTGAGGAAATCAAATCAAAACAAACAGAAGAAAGAAGTTGTTGTAGCCAGATTACTAGAGTTCTGTTGTAA